A genomic stretch from Chitinophaga agri includes:
- a CDS encoding non-ribosomal peptide synthetase — protein sequence MEVVDILNKVRKLGGSIKLYGPDDSQLKINSPAGVLDELLLSALKEKKLAIIEYLRNIKTTERIYPAPIQQNYPLSNAQQRMWVLYELSPESAAYNIPLLSRLSGKIDQLALEQSLQVLLSRHESLRTVFEQQDGEPRQRIASFSGSLLTVYDYPGDEASALAHAQSLSAIPFDLSAGPLLRVCLLMTGAEEGLLLLCLHHIIADEWSMQVLFGELIRLYNGYVSGSPVELEALRVQYKDYAYWQRSQLPEALLSSRTYWTERFSGVLPVLDLTTDYLRPSVKGYQGASYTYTFNAGDSELFEQVLQDHQSTLFMGLLALVKLLLYRYTGQTDLIVGSPVAGREHPDLENQVGFYVNTLALRDELKGGEGFNALLKQVRQTVLEGFAHQAYPFDELVTMLSLSHDMSRSPLFDVMVSLQDTPVSPSVSGLSVESVALDHRISKFDLLFSFVRDEAGIRLELEYDTALYRESTVSRMAGHLGQLLTAILSSPDTALDEISYLSERETHELLYTLNDNTAGYPEDKTLVDLFEWQVSQTPDHVAVVFGDHSLTYKELNTRSNRLAGYLRSHYHPRPDDLIGILQSRTEQMIICILGILKSGAGYVPIDVDYPGDRIDYMKTDSHCLVVLDEGELNRFLAEEATYPGDNPEKVNTPSDIAYVIYTSGTTGQPKGTLITHGNVVQLLKPDRRIYDFQATDVWTMFHSYCFDFSVWEMYGALLFGGRVVIVPGATARDPEAFITLLQEQGVTVLNQTPSAFYNLQQSLLSAGCPPLSLRYVIFGGEALSPAKLSSWYKYYPSAALVNMYGITETTVHVTFKAITEPDIESGISNLGRPIPTLRCYVLDSHGQLVPFGVPGELYVGGAGVSRGYLNRESLTASRFVASPFVAGDRLYRTGDKVRLLANGDLVYYGRLDNQVKIRGYRIELGEVAYVLSRHEDIEDAVVKVIDRNGDKQLSAYYTQVSPVSDTALREYMHQRLPAYMVPVHFTMLDKLPLTSNGKVNLNALPEPQTVGRMYRAASTSTEKSLAEIWESLLGCGRVGLDDHFFDLGGHSLKAVQLLSRIQQRFSVRLSLKDVFTHALLSDQSALIAAAAHDAYAPIPSAPVADSYPLSNAQKRLWLLQQQGQDTIAYNIPVNYSLNGHVDIDCLARAFNIVIARHESLRTIFILENGEPRQQVLPMNACRFKIEYKDYRNTPGAEKVDAQAVANTVFDLSSGLLLRVALFRTGESAYLLSLCIHHIISDEWSMQVLVKELLQCYNSYCSGEEPSLVPLPVQYRDYAWWQQEQLQGKSLEAARHYWLRRFSGDLPGLELLLDHPRPVIQGHEGAEVYFEFNAEESAIFRAFVRSEDATLFMGLMAVVKVLLYRYTGQQDIVIGTPVAGRDHPDLEGQIGYYLNTLALRDQVSGDQSFRQLLAGVRNSTLESYEYQWYPFDMLVEDLGLSAGHGRSPLFDVVVILQNIQLNADAALQMKGVDVVVEHAALEVSKGDLRVQFMDHGEERNLYGCIEYNTDIFDHERIVHVSMHLQELFSAVVKEPDGLIRNFSYQENDGVTAILFNKEQQRHAFPLIHEVFETRAKEHPSLTAIVEAGTGISYESLNSRSNQLAHLLMDQGITSGNRVGLFLPAGIRQVSALLAVFKSGGVYVPMDIGFARARLLQMLHETRPAIIITSGEYREAVVQLLAGYDGVIDCLVVLPVSGTDLLLDIGLPAADMITAGDASPEVYRNNVLIESKVYSTANPEVMQPADSDSYIFYTSGSTGKGKGIVGAHDSLSHYIHWHMREWNIGKGHRISQLAPVTFDASLKDIFTSLASGATLCIPSPSVRNNMPLLVDWLRSEEVSILQTVPSLFRLLTAAAKQQMRGIDHLRYIILAGEKLYGKDVNNWYAVNGGGARLYNLYGLTETTILKSCYHIGFKHWEPGEVIPVGKAISDASIAVINESGLCTSGELGDVYIRCPYISKGYLSSELTERSLVQNPLVHDRQDLVWLTGDLGRFRSDGNLEILGRRDDQVKINGVRVELDEVRGSMLQLEDIDHVEVLVEQDTDYLQTLICYYTGRERSADQLRGELTPLLNPALLPSYYIWLPQFPLNMNGKVDRKVLPRPEELLYDKNYEAPQTGIERELADLWQQVLGVQQVGRLDNFFNIGGSSLKAIQLISRIYKALDVQLTIGELFSHPELHIQATLINDAKCSVYVPIPLAEQQDTYPLSNAQKRLWLQVQQSLDAVQFNGRELYRLQGDVSVENLTRAFNTIIARHESLRTVFIMENGEPRQHILPADADIFNVRYYDYADSADGAAKALAHARAVTAEIFDLSAGPLIRIALFRKDVSSYLLCLCMHHIISDEWSMQVMIRELIYCYNSYSAGANPSLSPLPIQYKDYASWQQEQLQSGSLEAARQYWQQRFSGELPVLELPLDHPRPVVQGHHGSEVFFRLSAEDRRLFDLLVRGEDATLFMGLLSVVNVLLYRYTGQQDIIVGTPVAGRDHPDLEGQVGCFLNTLALRNEVSGHQSFRQLLQTVRNNTLESYQHQAYPFDMLVEELGLNRGKNRSPLFDVVVILQNIHFNDSLSLKMTGVDVSMDDAALGISKGDLRIQFVDRGEDQELYSSIEYNTDLFDRERIAHMSRQLQELFHSIVKEPDVLIHTLSYQEDDGVATMLFNSDQPREAYPLMHRVFEQRVQEFPSAVAVSDNGITISYQALNSRSNYLARLLQDEGVSIGDSVGVFLPAGIRQVTGLLAVFKAGGVYVPMDISFAHSRLRQMLEETRPAVIITSEEYRESLAALFSAHQIKVDCLVTLPLSGTSLLQDIGLSGVEMIAVGDTAPEVYRNGVRMSAKEYSTDNLENEPAADGDSYIYYTSGSTGKGKGIVGAHNSLSHYIHWHMHEWNIGNGDRISQLAPVTFDASLKDILSSLGSGATLCVPSSEVRNNMQLLAEWLRTEEVSILQTVPSLFRLLTGAMKQQNRGIGSLRHVVLAGEKLYGKDVTNWYAANGNGASLSALYGLTETTILKSCYHIEEKDWEPGEVIPAGRAISGAHIAVINESGMCSSGELGDVYIRSPYLSKGYLDKSLTALSLVQNPLLGEAEDLVWLTGDLGRYRQDGNLEILGRRDDQVKINGVRIELDEVRGSVLQLEDIDQVELLVDQDADYQQTLICYYSGRERSGHELRVALSATLNPAMLPSYYVWLASFPLNLNGKVDRKALPRPQELLSDRGYEAPHAGVEQEVAVLWQQVLGIEKVSRHDNFFNIGGSSLKAIQLISRIYKSLDVQLSIGDIFGHAKLQEQASVIQAARRSAYVAIPLAAVQTTYPVSNAQKRLWLQVQQSPTSLQFNGRDLYRLQGDLSVESLIRSFDTLVARHESLRTIFILEDGEPRQQILPSDASTFRVRYYDYTDRADSTSAAMAHARAITAEVFDLSAGPLLRVTLFRTDTSTYLLSLSMHHIIYDEWSMQVLIRELLLCYNSYVSGSLPSLAPLPLQYKDYACWQQEQLQGASLTTARNYWLSRFSGELPVLALPLDRPRPLVQQYQGAEIFFELGAADSTSFISLVLSEDATLFMGLMAVVKVLLYRYTGQQDIIVGTPVAGRDHPDLEGQIGYYLNTLALRDHISGEQSFRQLLREIRRNTLESYQHQWYPFDMLVEDLDLNVAQGRSPLFDVVMILQNIQLAENTTLEMKGMEVAVENAALEISKGDLRIQFVDHGKGNSLHGSIEYNTSLFERGRIERLVLHLQELFAGIIREPDQMLQKIQYMLVDEKVKSTQRASLFNSSLD from the coding sequence ATGGAAGTCGTAGATATCTTAAATAAAGTAAGGAAACTTGGTGGTAGCATTAAGCTGTACGGCCCTGATGATTCACAGTTGAAGATTAATTCGCCTGCAGGTGTTTTAGATGAATTGCTGTTATCAGCATTGAAAGAGAAGAAGCTGGCGATAATTGAGTATCTCAGGAATATAAAAACAACGGAGCGTATTTATCCCGCACCTATTCAGCAAAATTATCCGTTATCGAATGCGCAGCAGCGTATGTGGGTGCTGTATGAGCTGTCACCAGAAAGTGCCGCATATAATATACCATTGCTGTCCCGTTTGAGCGGTAAAATAGACCAGCTGGCGCTGGAACAGTCACTGCAGGTATTGCTGTCCCGTCACGAGAGCTTGCGTACCGTATTTGAGCAGCAGGATGGGGAACCCCGCCAGCGCATAGCCTCATTTAGCGGCAGTCTGCTGACAGTATATGACTACCCTGGTGACGAGGCCAGTGCGTTAGCTCATGCACAGTCGCTGTCAGCTATCCCATTTGATCTGTCAGCAGGTCCATTGCTGCGCGTTTGTTTGCTGATGACAGGAGCAGAAGAAGGTTTGCTGTTATTGTGTCTTCATCACATCATTGCAGACGAATGGTCCATGCAGGTACTGTTCGGAGAACTGATCCGTTTATACAATGGTTATGTGTCAGGTAGTCCTGTGGAGCTGGAAGCACTTCGGGTACAGTACAAGGACTATGCTTACTGGCAACGTTCACAGTTACCGGAAGCGTTATTATCATCGCGCACTTACTGGACGGAACGTTTTTCAGGAGTTCTTCCCGTACTCGATCTGACAACAGATTATCTGCGTCCCTCAGTGAAGGGATATCAGGGAGCCAGCTACACTTATACATTTAATGCAGGTGACAGCGAACTGTTTGAGCAGGTATTACAGGATCATCAGAGTACCCTTTTCATGGGTTTACTGGCACTGGTGAAATTATTGCTCTATCGTTACACGGGTCAGACAGATCTGATAGTAGGTAGTCCTGTGGCGGGTCGTGAACATCCAGATCTGGAAAATCAGGTGGGCTTCTATGTCAATACGCTGGCGCTGCGTGATGAGTTGAAAGGAGGGGAGGGCTTTAACGCATTATTGAAACAGGTACGTCAGACGGTATTGGAAGGTTTTGCGCATCAGGCATACCCATTTGATGAACTGGTTACGATGTTGTCTTTATCGCATGACATGAGTCGTTCACCATTATTTGATGTAATGGTGAGCTTACAGGATACGCCGGTGTCGCCATCCGTATCAGGACTATCTGTGGAAAGTGTAGCGCTTGATCATCGCATCAGTAAATTTGACCTGCTGTTCTCGTTTGTTCGTGATGAAGCAGGCATCCGCCTTGAACTGGAATATGATACGGCCTTATACAGGGAAAGCACTGTCAGCCGGATGGCAGGCCACCTGGGTCAACTGTTAACCGCCATCTTATCATCGCCTGATACTGCGCTGGATGAAATCAGTTACCTGAGTGAAAGAGAAACGCATGAACTGTTATACACCCTGAATGATAACACTGCCGGGTATCCTGAAGACAAAACACTGGTTGATCTGTTTGAGTGGCAGGTGAGTCAGACCCCTGATCATGTTGCGGTGGTTTTCGGTGACCACAGTCTGACCTATAAGGAACTGAATACCCGTAGTAACCGTTTGGCAGGTTACCTTCGGTCGCATTATCATCCACGCCCCGATGACCTGATCGGCATCCTGCAGTCACGCACGGAACAGATGATCATTTGCATTCTTGGCATTCTGAAATCGGGTGCAGGTTATGTGCCGATCGATGTTGACTATCCGGGAGACCGCATCGATTACATGAAGACAGACAGTCATTGTCTGGTGGTCCTGGATGAAGGGGAATTGAACCGGTTCTTAGCGGAAGAAGCCACTTATCCCGGGGACAATCCTGAGAAGGTGAATACGCCTTCTGATATAGCCTATGTGATCTATACATCAGGCACAACAGGGCAGCCTAAAGGGACTTTGATAACGCACGGGAATGTTGTGCAGTTACTGAAGCCTGATCGCCGGATATATGATTTCCAGGCGACAGATGTATGGACAATGTTCCATTCGTACTGTTTTGATTTTTCGGTATGGGAGATGTATGGGGCCTTGTTGTTTGGTGGTCGTGTTGTGATCGTACCGGGAGCTACAGCCCGCGATCCGGAAGCATTCATCACGTTGCTGCAGGAACAGGGCGTGACCGTTTTGAACCAGACGCCGTCTGCTTTTTATAATCTTCAGCAATCACTATTATCGGCTGGTTGTCCGCCATTGTCATTAAGATATGTCATATTCGGTGGCGAGGCATTAAGTCCGGCAAAGTTATCATCGTGGTATAAGTATTACCCATCGGCTGCTTTAGTCAATATGTATGGTATCACAGAGACGACGGTGCATGTGACCTTTAAAGCAATCACGGAACCGGATATTGAATCAGGTATCAGCAATCTGGGTCGTCCTATACCGACGCTACGTTGTTATGTACTGGATAGTCATGGACAATTGGTTCCGTTTGGTGTACCTGGAGAATTGTATGTAGGAGGAGCGGGGGTGAGCCGTGGTTATCTGAACCGTGAATCACTGACAGCGTCCCGTTTCGTAGCAAGTCCGTTTGTGGCTGGCGACCGCCTTTACCGGACGGGAGACAAAGTTCGCCTGCTGGCGAATGGAGACCTTGTGTATTATGGCCGGTTGGATAACCAGGTGAAGATACGTGGCTACCGTATTGAATTAGGTGAAGTGGCGTATGTCTTGTCGCGGCATGAGGACATAGAAGATGCTGTTGTAAAGGTGATAGACAGGAACGGGGACAAACAGCTGAGTGCTTACTATACACAGGTATCACCGGTAAGTGATACGGCATTACGTGAATATATGCACCAGCGTCTACCCGCCTATATGGTTCCCGTTCACTTCACGATGTTAGACAAGCTACCGCTTACATCGAATGGGAAAGTCAACCTGAACGCATTACCGGAGCCGCAGACGGTTGGCCGGATGTACCGTGCAGCGTCCACATCCACAGAGAAGTCCCTTGCCGAGATATGGGAAAGCCTACTGGGCTGTGGCCGTGTGGGACTGGATGATCATTTTTTTGACCTGGGTGGTCATTCTTTAAAGGCGGTACAGCTATTGAGCCGTATCCAGCAGCGATTTTCGGTGCGTCTCAGCCTGAAGGATGTGTTCACCCATGCATTGCTATCCGATCAGAGCGCGCTGATAGCGGCTGCTGCACATGACGCCTACGCTCCAATACCGTCAGCGCCTGTGGCAGACAGCTATCCGTTGTCCAATGCACAGAAGCGGCTGTGGTTACTGCAACAGCAGGGGCAGGATACAATTGCTTATAACATACCGGTTAATTACAGCCTGAACGGGCATGTGGATATAGACTGCCTGGCCCGTGCTTTCAATATTGTTATAGCACGGCATGAAAGCCTCCGTACTATTTTCATTCTTGAAAATGGAGAGCCACGGCAGCAGGTACTTCCTATGAATGCTTGCAGATTTAAAATTGAATATAAAGATTACCGCAACACGCCAGGAGCAGAAAAGGTGGATGCGCAGGCAGTGGCTAATACCGTCTTTGACCTGTCCTCAGGCCTTTTACTGCGTGTAGCATTGTTTCGCACAGGTGAATCTGCTTATTTACTCAGTCTATGCATCCATCATATTATCTCCGATGAATGGTCGATGCAGGTGCTGGTAAAAGAGCTGCTACAGTGTTATAATAGCTACTGCTCAGGTGAAGAGCCTTCATTGGTCCCTCTACCAGTACAATATAGGGATTATGCCTGGTGGCAACAGGAACAACTACAGGGTAAATCTTTGGAGGCAGCACGTCATTACTGGCTGCGTCGTTTTAGCGGAGACCTTCCCGGGCTGGAGCTGCTGTTGGACCATCCTCGTCCTGTTATACAGGGGCATGAGGGTGCGGAAGTTTACTTCGAATTCAATGCAGAAGAGAGTGCTATATTCAGAGCATTTGTGCGTAGTGAAGACGCGACGCTCTTCATGGGGTTAATGGCAGTTGTTAAAGTATTGCTATATCGCTATACCGGGCAGCAGGATATCGTGATAGGTACGCCGGTCGCAGGTCGTGACCATCCGGACCTGGAAGGGCAGATAGGCTACTACCTGAACACATTAGCGCTGCGGGACCAGGTATCTGGAGACCAGAGTTTCAGACAACTTTTAGCCGGCGTACGCAATAGTACCCTGGAAAGCTATGAATATCAGTGGTATCCATTTGATATGCTGGTAGAGGATCTGGGATTGAGCGCTGGTCATGGGCGATCACCTCTGTTTGACGTGGTTGTTATTTTACAGAACATTCAGCTGAATGCAGATGCCGCATTGCAGATGAAGGGGGTAGACGTAGTAGTTGAGCATGCTGCGCTGGAAGTGAGTAAAGGAGATCTTCGTGTTCAGTTTATGGATCACGGTGAAGAACGTAATCTCTATGGCTGTATAGAATATAATACGGATATTTTTGACCATGAACGTATCGTTCATGTCAGCATGCATTTGCAGGAATTATTCAGCGCTGTTGTGAAAGAGCCGGATGGCCTGATACGTAACTTTTCATATCAGGAAAATGATGGCGTTACCGCTATATTGTTCAATAAGGAGCAGCAGCGGCATGCATTCCCGCTAATCCATGAAGTGTTTGAAACAAGGGCAAAAGAGCATCCTTCACTGACAGCAATAGTCGAAGCAGGTACAGGGATCAGCTATGAATCGCTCAACAGCCGTAGTAATCAGCTTGCTCACTTGTTGATGGATCAGGGAATAACGTCAGGTAACAGAGTCGGCTTGTTCCTGCCCGCAGGTATCCGGCAGGTGTCCGCTTTGCTCGCGGTGTTTAAGTCTGGTGGCGTGTATGTCCCAATGGACATTGGTTTTGCCCGTGCCCGTTTACTGCAGATGCTGCATGAAACGCGTCCGGCTATAATCATCACATCGGGTGAATACAGAGAAGCGGTGGTACAATTGTTAGCCGGGTACGACGGGGTAATAGATTGTCTTGTAGTCTTACCAGTGTCAGGTACCGATCTGCTACTGGACATCGGACTTCCGGCAGCAGATATGATCACTGCGGGGGATGCCAGCCCCGAAGTTTACCGTAATAATGTACTTATTGAATCTAAAGTATATAGTACAGCTAATCCTGAGGTTATGCAGCCTGCTGATAGCGATAGTTATATTTTCTATACTTCGGGATCAACCGGTAAAGGCAAAGGTATTGTGGGTGCGCATGATAGTTTAAGCCACTATATCCATTGGCATATGCGCGAATGGAATATCGGTAAAGGACACCGCATTAGTCAGCTGGCGCCTGTTACGTTCGATGCGTCACTAAAAGATATCTTCACCAGTCTGGCATCCGGGGCCACACTTTGCATTCCATCGCCATCAGTACGCAACAATATGCCGTTGTTGGTTGATTGGCTTCGGTCGGAAGAAGTAAGCATCCTGCAAACAGTTCCTTCTTTGTTCCGGTTACTGACAGCCGCTGCGAAACAACAGATGCGTGGTATTGATCATCTGCGTTATATCATACTGGCTGGTGAAAAGCTGTATGGTAAAGATGTAAATAACTGGTATGCAGTGAATGGTGGGGGTGCCCGTTTGTACAATCTGTATGGTTTAACAGAGACAACGATTCTGAAAAGCTGCTATCACATCGGGTTCAAACATTGGGAACCGGGGGAAGTCATTCCCGTAGGAAAAGCTATCAGTGATGCCAGTATAGCAGTGATCAATGAAAGCGGATTATGTACGTCAGGAGAACTGGGAGATGTATACATCAGGTGCCCTTATATCAGCAAAGGTTATCTTTCCAGTGAGCTGACCGAACGTAGCCTTGTACAAAATCCTCTGGTGCATGACCGGCAGGATCTTGTCTGGCTGACCGGTGACCTGGGACGTTTTCGCAGTGATGGTAACCTGGAGATACTCGGACGGCGGGATGATCAGGTGAAGATCAATGGGGTACGGGTAGAGCTGGACGAAGTGCGGGGAAGTATGCTGCAGCTGGAGGATATAGACCACGTAGAAGTATTGGTTGAGCAGGATACTGATTACCTGCAAACCCTTATTTGTTATTATACCGGTCGTGAACGCAGTGCAGACCAGTTACGGGGAGAGCTAACCCCCCTGCTCAATCCCGCCTTATTGCCATCATATTATATATGGCTACCACAATTCCCATTGAACATGAATGGAAAAGTAGATAGGAAGGTATTGCCCCGTCCGGAGGAATTGTTGTACGACAAGAACTACGAAGCACCGCAGACAGGAATAGAGCGGGAACTTGCTGATTTGTGGCAGCAGGTATTAGGAGTGCAACAGGTGGGGCGCCTGGATAATTTCTTTAATATTGGCGGCTCTTCGTTGAAAGCAATACAACTGATTTCACGTATCTATAAAGCCTTAGATGTACAGCTGACTATAGGAGAGCTGTTCAGTCATCCGGAATTGCATATACAAGCTACATTGATAAACGACGCTAAATGCTCTGTTTATGTTCCGATACCTTTGGCAGAACAACAAGATACATATCCGCTTTCCAATGCACAAAAGCGCTTGTGGTTACAAGTACAACAATCACTGGACGCTGTCCAGTTTAACGGAAGAGAGTTATACCGTCTGCAAGGTGATGTATCTGTTGAGAACCTGACGCGTGCTTTCAATACGATCATTGCACGCCATGAGAGTCTGCGGACCGTATTTATAATGGAAAACGGAGAACCCCGGCAGCATATATTGCCAGCTGATGCGGATATCTTCAACGTTCGCTATTATGACTATGCCGATAGTGCAGATGGAGCGGCAAAAGCGCTGGCCCATGCAAGGGCTGTCACGGCTGAAATTTTTGACCTTTCTGCAGGTCCACTGATACGGATAGCTTTATTCCGTAAAGATGTATCCTCCTACTTACTTTGCCTGTGTATGCATCATATCATTTCCGATGAATGGTCTATGCAGGTAATGATAAGAGAACTGATTTATTGCTATAACAGTTATTCCGCAGGTGCCAATCCGTCGCTGTCACCACTGCCGATTCAATACAAGGATTACGCTTCCTGGCAGCAAGAACAGTTACAGAGTGGGTCGCTGGAAGCAGCCCGCCAGTATTGGCAGCAGCGTTTCAGTGGAGAGTTGCCCGTACTTGAACTGCCATTGGACCATCCCCGTCCTGTGGTACAGGGACATCACGGCAGTGAGGTTTTCTTCAGACTGAGCGCAGAAGACAGAAGGTTGTTCGATTTGCTGGTACGTGGCGAGGATGCAACATTATTCATGGGGTTATTATCTGTTGTAAACGTGCTGTTATACCGTTATACGGGACAGCAGGATATTATTGTTGGGACGCCCGTAGCCGGTCGTGATCATCCCGACCTCGAAGGTCAGGTTGGTTGTTTTCTGAACACACTGGCGCTCCGCAACGAGGTGTCCGGTCATCAGAGCTTTCGGCAGCTATTGCAGACTGTTCGCAATAACACACTCGAAAGTTATCAGCATCAAGCGTATCCGTTCGATATGTTGGTCGAAGAGCTGGGCCTGAACCGGGGTAAAAACCGCTCCCCATTGTTTGACGTGGTGGTGATCCTGCAAAATATTCATTTTAATGACAGTCTATCCCTGAAGATGACTGGTGTGGATGTGTCGATGGATGATGCAGCACTGGGTATCAGCAAAGGAGATCTTCGTATTCAGTTTGTAGACCGTGGGGAAGATCAGGAGCTTTACAGTAGCATAGAATACAATACGGATCTCTTTGACCGGGAGCGTATTGCGCATATGAGCAGGCAGTTACAGGAATTGTTCCATTCCATCGTTAAAGAGCCGGATGTGCTGATCCATACGCTTTCCTACCAGGAAGATGATGGGGTAGCAACGATGTTGTTCAATAGTGATCAGCCAAGGGAAGCCTATCCGTTGATGCATCGGGTGTTTGAACAGCGGGTACAAGAATTTCCGTCAGCAGTCGCCGTGTCAGATAATGGTATAACCATCAGTTATCAGGCACTTAACAGCCGTAGTAACTATTTGGCGCGCCTGTTACAGGACGAAGGTGTCAGCATTGGTGACAGTGTCGGTGTTTTCCTGCCCGCAGGTATCCGCCAGGTGACCGGTTTGCTGGCAGTGTTCAAGGCTGGTGGTGTATATGTGCCGATGGATATCAGCTTCGCCCATTCCCGTTTGCGGCAGATGCTGGAGGAAACCCGTCCTGCAGTGATCATCACATCAGAAGAATACCGGGAATCCCTGGCAGCATTATTTTCGGCGCATCAGATAAAAGTGGACTGTTTGGTGACGTTACCGTTATCAGGAACCTCTTTATTACAGGATATAGGGCTTTCAGGAGTAGAGATGATTGCGGTGGGAGATACGGCGCCTGAAGTCTATCGCAATGGTGTCCGGATGTCCGCTAAAGAATACAGTACAGATAATCTGGAGAATGAGCCGGCGGCCGATGGGGATAGTTACATTTATTACACGTCTGGTTCTACGGGTAAGGGGAAAGGCATTGTGGGTGCTCATAATAGCCTTAGCCATTACATACACTGGCATATGCATGAGTGGAATATAGGCAATGGCGATCGCATCAGTCAACTGGCACCAGTAACATTTGATGCGTCGCTGAAAGACATATTGAGCAGCCTTGGATCCGGAGCTACATTATGCGTACCCTCATCAGAAGTACGTAATAACATGCAGTTGCTGGCAGAGTGGTTGCGTACAGAAGAGGTAAGCATATTACAAACGGTGCCATCTTTATTCCGTTTGCTGACGGGCGCGATGAAGCAACAGAACCGGGGTATAGGCAGCCTGCGGCATGTGGTGCTGGCAGGAGAGAAGCTGTATGGAAAGGATGTGACTAACTGGTACGCGGCCAATGGAAATGGAGCCTCATTATCAGCGCTGTATGGTTTGACAGAAACGACGATTTTAAAGAGTTGTTATCATATTGAGGAAAAAGACTGGGAACCGGGCGAAGTTATTCCTGCAGGCCGTGCAATCAGTGGAGCGCATATCGCCGTGATCAATGAGAGTGGTATGTGCAGTTCCGGTGAGCTGGGGGATGTGTATATCCGGAGTCCTTACCTGAGCAAGGGTTATCTTGATAAATCACTGACGGCATTAAGTCTTGTACAGAACCCATTGTTGGGGGAAGCAGAAGACCTGGTATGGCTGACAGGAGACCTGGGTCGTTACCGTCAAGATGGTAATCTTGAGATCCTTGGCCGCCGTGATGATCAGGTGAAGATCAATGGCGTTCGTATAGAGCTGGACGAAGTTCGTGGTAGTGTGCTACAGCTTGAAGATATAGATCAGGTAGAGTTACTGGTAGATCAGGATGCAGATTATCAGCAGACACTGATCTGCTACTATAGCGGTCGTGAGCGGAGTGGTCATGAATTGCGGGTAGCCCTTTCGGCGACTTTGAATCCGGCGATGCTGCCATCGTATTATGTATGGTTGGCATCATTCCCGCTGAACCTGAACGGGAAGGTGGACCGTAAGGCCTTACCACGTCCACAGGAGTTATTATCAGATAGGGGATATGAAGCGCCGCATGCAGGTGTAGAGCAGGAAGTGGCCGTTTTGTGGCAGCAGGTGTTAGGAATAGAGAAGGTAAGCCGTCATGACAATTTCTTCAATATAGGAGGGTCATCGCTGAAAGCGATTCAGTTGATCTCGCGTATTTATAAGTCACTGGATGTGCAGTTAAGTATAGGCGATATATTTGGTCATGCGAAACTGCAGGAGCAGGCATCTGTTATCCAGGCAGCGAGGCGATCAGCATATGTTGCGATCCCACTGGCGGCAGTCCAAACCACGTATCCTGTATCCAACGCACAGAAACGTTTGTGGTTACAGGTACAGCAATCCCCTACCTCTCTGCAGTTCAACGGTCGGGACCTTTACCGTTTACAGGGGGATCTGTCGGTAGAGAGTCTGATCCGTTCGTTTGATACATTGGTGGCTCGTCATGAGAGCCTGCGTACAATTTTTATTCTGGAGGATGGAGAACCTCGTCAACAGATACTGCCATCCGATGCCTCTACCTTCAGGGTACGGTATTATGACTATACAGACCGTGCTGACAGCACCTCGGCTGCAATGGCACATGCACGTGCCATTACAGCCGAGGTTTTTGATCTTTCTGCGGGACCATTGTTACGTGTAACCCTGTTCCGTACAGATACATCTACTTACCTGCTTAGCCTGAGCATGCATCATATCATATACGATGAGTGGTCTATGCAGGTATTGATAAGAGAACTGTTGCTATGTTACAATAGCTATGTATCAGGCAGTCTTCCTTCACTGGCACCATTACCGTTGCAGTATAAAGACTACGCCTGCTGGCAGCAGGAGCAGTTGCAGGGAGCATCACTGACCACTGCCCGGAACTACTGGTTGAGCCGTTTTAGCGGAGAACTTCCGGTGTTGGCATTGCCGCTGGATCGCCCTCGCCCATTAGTACAGCAATATCAGGGCGCGGAGATATTCTTTGAGCTAGGTGCTGCAGATAGTACATCATTTATATCACTGGTACTGAGTGAGGATGCCACCTTGTTCATGGGGTTGATGGCTGTGGTAAAAGTACTGTTGTATCGCTACACCGGGCAGCAGGATATTATAGTAGGCACGCCGGTAGCAGGGCGTGATCATCCCGACCTGGAAGGCCAGATCGGATACTACCTGAATACGCTGGCGCTACGTGACCACATATCCGGTGAGCAGAGTTTCCGTCAGCTGTTGCGGGAGATCCGTAGGAACACATTGGAAAGTTACCAGCACCAATGGTATCCGTTTGATATGCTCGTAGAGGACCTGGATCTGAACGTTGCACAGGGTCGTTCACCACTATTCGATGTAGTAATGATCCTGCAAAACATACAGCTCGCCGAAAACACCACTTTGGAAATGAAAGGTATGGAGGTAGCCGTGGAAAATGCAGCGCTGGAGATCAGTAAAGGAGATCTTCGCATCCAGTTCGTAGACCATGGGAAAGGAAATAGTTTGCATGGTAGTATAGAGTATAATACAAGCCTGTTCGAACGAGGACGTATTGAGCGGCTGGTGCTTCATTTACAGGAGTTGTTTGCCGGGATAATCCGGGAACCTGATCAAATGCTACAAAAAATTCAGTATATGCTGGTGGATGAAAAAGTGAAATCAACACAGCGGGCCTCATTGTTTAACTCATCTCTTGATTAA